The segment gtaatgaaaattttgattcatttataccttaaaaaattaaactttgtttgtttttaaaattcatttaaaataaattagttttaaaaattattaattttacattattattattatttatttttgacaaaataaatcaattatattttaatacgatactaatatccatatttttataatatttataaaaatatgatttatgattttattataatattaatattcaaattttattaaaaactatttatttttaatttatttataattaaaaaatatttttatttttaataagacttgaattaaagttagttaatattatataaattgaatttacaatttatttttttaacataatctaaataaaaaattaaaaataataataatttagtcaaaaaaaagtctttgattttttaatttttaaaaaagtgtttttaaaaataaattatgcttAAGAATCGCAATGCCCCTACTAAGAGATAAATTGAAATCCCACTTATAAgtgaaattttatttcctttaaaatcatttttaattctattctCATCCTCACTTAAGTTATCCAAACATGGAAATGGATGAGAAGAGGAATGAGATCATCATTCCCACTTTCCATTCTCACataccaaacatgaccttaatTTATTTGAACAGAGAGCTATATCTTAGGAAGGCATTAGCACAAATGATTTAGTGGTTGGTGGTATTAACTCAATTTGGAGAACCTTAGGGTTCCATGGATCATGATTCAAATTCATTGACTAACATCttatttgtattataaaaaGTTAACATGCTTTCATAGCAACATTAATTAATTCATCATTTGTGTGGTCCTCTCTTCCATTTGATAACCTAGCTTTCATATTTAAGGacgaaaatattaattttcatacaCATACATATGTTGGTAgttggattttacggatatattagacaaaattttaataaaaaaatatcaataagaccaaaattgattaaaaatagtCTCTTGCATTCGGATTTTGACCTattcttcaaattattattaaaacccTATCTTGAAActataattttagaataaacTTGAAAGTCACAGATTCACAATTCTATTTCAagctaattaaaaaataatatatacatatatatatatatatatatatatatatatatatatatatgaaagaaacTATTTAGAACAATGGTTTTTCTAAAACTtataaaccaaacaaaacattgATTTTTAGGCATGTTATGaaacttttctttaaaataCTAATACCTATGTTATGTTGGATTAAACGGCtaatttgattcaaaattcTTCCCCAATTTCCAATAAAACATTATCCCCGTAATGTGGGTGGTCATGGGTGACCTAACTTATTGGTCTAACAAAGGCCTAACCTTTCGATCTACCAAACTCGTTGCCTAACCAACTAACCTGACTAATATGTTGGCTGGCATGGCCCATGGGGTATTTAAAAGGTATGGGCTAGGCATTTGGCTaacatgaatatttttaaaaagctgCTCAAGTAGCTTTGAGGCATTCCTTTTTTCCTCCTCCCCACCATATGGAGGCATTCCCTTTTTCCTCCGCCTGGGTCTGGTGAGGATGCACCTGTCTTCTGTTAGAAATTCAAGGAGGTGGGTGACgatcttttcaaaattgatgCATTTCATTCCATGGTTGGAAATGGATTAGTTCTCAacttgggcaaagagaagatgtgCGCCATGTTCCCCTGTCATGGCAACCATAACCACAGGTTCCTtgtttaaatattcatttttcaagttTCCAAACTGTCGTCCACTGAACAACAACATCCTACCAAGCGAGCCAAGGGCCCCAAAATATGTCCTGAACCAATACCAGAGGATTTCATATCCATCACTTGTCTGCACAAGGGTCTGTACAACTTGGATGAGTTTGGCTATAATTTGCCATGCACAACTGCTGCCTTCTATATGTAAGTGCCTCTTTCGTTTGTTTTGCTATGCTTACATTTTGAAATGTAATGCCACAATGACTACTTGAAAATTGTAATTGTTTTGTTTGCTTTTCTATCTCACATTTTGAAAGGTAATATTCATTTTGCCCCATTGACTGCCTAAAAATTGTAATCGTTTTGTTTGCTTTCCTATACTCacattttgaaatgaatatacATTAACTGCTTGAAAATCGGAATCACTCCCTGATATGATTTAGTTTGAATTGTTAACCATAATCTTGGTCAGTCTAATTCTGTAACTGAATTTATGCAAGCGCATGAATCtgcttgttttattttctaaataagcTCATTCCTACTTTTGAACAAATCCGGCTTTAGTTTGCTATCAGTATGGAAGTCCTATGGCATTTCTAACTGGATTAGATTTGGTGAGGTGAGCTTGGCCTGGTTGTTGGATGGTGTGTAATCTTATTATGGGGAAGTGGATGGGAAGAAGACTTGCAAGGTTTAGATTGAAGGTGGGAGGTCCTTAAGGCTGGAAAAGTCGCTCTAACTAACGAGGAAGAAAGGTTGATTCAATGTTAAGCTAAATTTGCAGAGGCCAAGAGGTCTACATTGATTTTTCTACTGGAAGGGGGGTTGTCCACTTTAGCTAGGAAGCTTCAGGATCTTGGAGTGACTCTCTCCTTTCAAATCGCAAAGCAGAGTGCCGGTGTATGAGAATATGTTGGAAGGGTGCAGTAAGCTAGTTTTGTCTGAGGGAGGTCTTCTGCACAGATGGCTAAGAAGTTTTACAGTGTGATGGATGAGGCGGTTCGGTTTCAGCTAGGAGTCAAGGATGTGCAGCTTAGGGAGGAGCTTTTGAAGCGTTGTTTAGTGGAGAGAAGAGGGGATTTTTCTGATTCAGCTCCAGACTTACCCTCTTTGAAGAGGTGGGCTGCAAGGACCTGGAGCTTGAATGGTGGTATGAAGCTATCTTTGTTTGGGGATGCTCTCATTCTCTTTGATTTTGTAGAGGCCTTTGATATGGAGTTGGTGCTGATTAGAGGATCAATGAGGTATTAGAACAAAATGTGGCTGAAGGAGGAGGGTTTTAAAGACCCCCTTAAGGGATGATGGACATGTTGAATATTGAGTGCAGTTTGAGGCAATTGAGGTTTGGTTGATGCTGGTAATTGAATTTGAGAACTATCAATGTTAAATATGACGACTGTCTGGTTTCAGTCACTTGTTTCCAACATTGTAGTTTAGCATGAAACATAGGAGTCAAGGTCCTTTTTATTTCCAACTTCGAGTAGTCCATATGATCGAGTTTTTAAATGTTGCATCTTGTAAAACCTTTTCTGAAATACGTCATGGTTTGTGCTTAGAAATATGCAGACATTATAATAATTCGTTTCCTTTAATTGATTCAAGCCAGGATCATAGAAATAGAAGATTTAGAGGGTATTGGGTAAATCCACTAATTTCATTTAAGTCATTAAACatattaaatgtgataaaataatataagaattCTTAGACCTTGGTTAGgaaatcttctattttttttttaattagaagcTGAAGTCAAAATCAAagtaattattttccttattttcatgttaagtgtcttttttttttcaaacatgaaCTCATATTGAGCTTATAAGCTTTTAAACTTCTTAGTAGACATCAAATAGGACAATCATATTTCTTTCTTCGTCCTCTTGCAGTGATGTCATGATGATAGTTTTTGTGTCAAACCTGTTTTGTATATGCCTAGCTATTGTTGTTACTTGACAATGTTGCTACATAGAAGTCATGTTTCTTCAACTCATATGAACACTGATAATTTTAGACTCAAATGAGAAGGCTGCTGGgaatattatagttttttttcccCACTTGTAGTTTCAGATCTGAAGCTTTGGTGCATAGAGCTCAATTCTAACTTCACGGATGGTCTGATTTCCAGGTTATAATATATTCATCCTCCCAATCAGAAGGACAATGGTAGTTCTTGAGGATCTAAGATGCATGTGTATGCTATGCTATGTTTTGTCCCTAAAAATCAGTCCAACAGTACGCAACCTTGGAGGATAGTATCTTAAAGCCCTCACCTATCACTAATCCAAGGTCTTTTAGTCTATGGGTCTAAAATCTTATTTGAGGAAAGGCTTTTGGTGATAAATTGGTAGTGAGAAGATTGTCATAAGATTCAGCATTtcttatttgaaaatgtatGTTATCATTTCAGTGAAAGTTAACTGCTTAAGATATGGATAAGccctttaatttatttgaacaGGGGTTAATTTATTCTGGataaattattcttcaaaatactaatacctACGTTATGTTGGATTAAACGGCTAATTTCACCCAAAATTCTTCCCCAAATTCCGATAAAACATTATCCCTGCAATGTGGGTGGCCAAGGGTGACCTAACTTATTGGTCTAACAAACTTGTTGGCTAACATGGAGGAGTGGCTGGCCTAACCTTTTGGTCTACCAAACTTGTTGCCTAACTGACTATTTGGCCTACCAAACTTAAAAGGTACCGGCTAGGCATTTGGCTAACATGAATATTTTTAGAAAGGAGGCCTAGCTTTGCCTTGAGGAGTCGTGTAAATTCTTGCGAAATCTTATTGCCTTTGATGAGTGTCCTATGAAGCCTCGTCAAGAATCCCTTTCTCTTTGAAACAATTTGACAGGCTTTGTATTTGAATTATACTCATGGTTCCAAGTATCTGTCCAGATGAGTAACAACCCAGTCCCGACTTGGATGTGAGTCACTGACTTGCGTGTTGGACACAGTCTTCTGTGCCAATACTTCAAACCATGATTACATTTCAAATACAGCGTACCTAATAGgttcaaagagaaaaagaatactGAATAAGCTTGTACAGGAAACTCCGCATAAATACGATTTCACAAGAATTTATAAGACTCAGCAAACACAAACTACTACTTAAATATCCCTGTTAGCCAAAAATTCAGCATGAATATAGATGCTAAGACTTACAAAGATGTTGGGAGGCTTCTAAGCAAATGCTCTTATCAGGGTACCAGTGTCTAAAAGGTTCATGAGATAAGTCTGCTGCTCCATATCTTAAGCAGTTAACTTTCACTGAAATGATAACATACATTTTTGAATAAGAAATGTTGAATCTTATGATAATCTTCTCATTACCAATTTCTCACCAAAAGCCTTTCCTCAAATAAGATTTTAGACCCATAGACTAAAAGATATTGGATTAGTGACAGGTGAGAGATTTAAGATACTATGGACAAAACATAGCATAGCATACACATGCATCTTAGATCCTCAAGAACTACCATTGTCCTTCTGATTGGGAGGATGAATATATTATAACCTGGAAATCAGACCATCCGTGAAGTTAGAATTGAGCTCTATGCACCAAAGCTTCAGATCTGAAACTACAAGTGGGGAAAAAACACTATAATATTCCCAGCAGCCTTCTCATTTGAGTCTAAAATTATCAGTGTTCATATGAGCTGAAGAAACATGACTTCTATGTAGCAACATTGTCAAGTAACAACAATAGCTAGGCATATACAAAACAGGTTTGGCACAAAAACTATCATCATGACACCACTGCAAGAGGACGAAGAAAGAAATATGATTGTCCTATTTGATGTCTACTAAGAAGTTTAAAAGCTTATAAGCTCAATATGAGttcatgtttgaaaaaaaaaagacacttaacgtgaaaataaggaaaataatgaCTTTGATTTTGACTTCAgcttctaattaaaataaataaataaataaataaaatagaagatttCCTAACCAGGGTCTAAGaattcttatattattttatcacatttaatatgtttaatgacttaaattaaattagtggATTTACCCAATACCCTCTAAATCTTCTATTTCTATGATCCTGGCTTGAATCAATTAAAGGAAATGAATTATTACAATGTCTGCATATTTTGAAGTACAAACCATGACGTATTTTAGAAAAGGTTTTACAAGATGCAACATTTAAAAACTCGATCATTTGGACTACTCGAAATTGGAAATAAAAAGGACCTTGACTCCTATGTTTCATGCTAAACTATAATGTTGGAAACGAGTGACTGAAAACCAGACAGTCATCATATTTAACATTGATAGTTCTCAAATTCAATTACCAGCATCAACCAAACCTCAATTGCCTCAAACTGCACTCAATATTCAACATGTCAATACATGAGAAGCACACCAAGGTCTATATGCCtagattttttatcttaattttgtttttttctttggtcACTTGCGTTTGCACCTTATTAAAATGCTGTAAATCACATGAGAGGAATATATAATTACCTATTAAATAGGCCTTGGACCAAATCAGCTAAAAGAGAAATAAGTTGGAAGTCCTTGAAGAAGTTTATGCCATACACAATTacttaaataggaaaaaatatcTGAAATTCTCCAGGTAGACTAGAATTTCATGTTGAGAACCTTACCCAGTGGCTGATATGTTGTAGGAGTCTGCTCAAATTTAAGAATATTGTTCTCTTTTCGGACAGACTCTTCATGGAGCGCTGCTAAAGCAGCTCTTTTCCTTTGCCTCTGCTCTCGCCACTGCCTTAGTTGTTCCTCAATTGCTGCCTTAGCTTTCTCAGCCATCTCAGCCCTGCTCACTGCCTGCTCTGCCCGAGTCCTAAACTCAGCAATTCTCACCATTGCAAATTCCAACTCCTTCAGAACTTCCGCCTCATCCCTATTTTCAAATGTGGCCGATTGACTTAAATTTTCAGATAGCAATACTGGAATTTGATCCGCCTTCTTAGCCTTGCTAACCAATGATTCATATTCAATCACTGAAATTGTGATGTGGTCATCTTTTCTTGCTTTAGCTTCTTTATTGTATTCATCTTTTTGGGAAAGTTCTAAATCTTGAGAAGAGACTTCAAATTGGGGGTTGACAGAGACAGTCTCTCCAGTTATTTCTTTTGCTTCATCCACTCCTTGTTTTAGCCTTTGGCTCTCCTTCTTGGCTTCTCCTGCTTCTACTGCTAGTTGCTGGACTGCAAGATATAGCCCGGACTTAACACTCTCAGCCCTTGCTTCAGCTGCCTCTGCTGCTGCAATTCTTGACCTCCCTTTGTGAAGCTCAGATTTCAGAAGTGCTATTTCAACTTGAGCTTCATTCTCCCTTCCTCTAATCTCATCCACCTCAATTTTTGTCTTCTCTAATTCCCCTGTAAGCATCTCAACATCACAGTTTAAACGGCCTACCTCCTCATTTGCATTCTTAAGCTTTATTTTCAACTGATTAAGCTCCATTTCCAGTGAGTTAATGGATACTGCTTGTTCTGAGTTCTCTCTTTCCTGCCTTTCAAAATCTGATTTTAGCTGGTTTAAATTGTTAATAGCTTCAGAAGCAGCTTTTGCAGATAAACTGTGAAGTTCATTGGCTTCTTTAAGTTCAAATTGCAGGGTTTCAATAAATACCGATTTAGCCAGGAGCTCATTTTCCAGAAACTGCACTATCTCTGTTTGTTTCCTCAACTCTTCTAGTTGTTCCTGTGCTTGAGCCAAAGTTGCTGTCACTAACTGTAACTCTGCCTCTTTCTCAGATAGAACTGCAGAGTTCTCTTTCTCTGCTTCAATAGCAGCCAGCTTTGAATGAAGAATAGCTTCATTGAGCTCTGATACATGCTTTAGAAGCTCAGCTGTCTTGCCTCTTTCCATGTTGACAGCAGTTTGCATCAGCTCTGCTTGTGTCATAGCCTTGAATTCAGATTCTCTAGCATCAGCAAGTTCTGTTTCCACACGAAGTAACTCTTCTTGTGCAGTTTTCAACTCGCTTAAAACATGTGAAAGCTGCTCTCGAACCTTTGCAGTTTCCAACAATTGATCAGCCATCTCCTTCGTCTTGGTTTCAAGTTCATCTATCCGGGTTCTAGATTCTATGCATTCATTTATGTATTTATCTCTCTCAGCCTCGGAGCTCTTCAGCAAGGTGGAAAGCTCATCTGCTGCTTTCCGATAGTGATCCAGCTTAAGAAGggcttgcatgtgggcagagTCCTTTGCCTCCAGTTGCACCTTGCAGTTGGCTAAGTCCTTTAGCAGACCTTCAAGCTCTTGTTCTTTCTCCAACTCTGGCTGGTGAAGGAAATAGGACACAACGAAAGGAATATCAAAACTATCCAATTTTACAGTAAATTCACGGTTTGGGACCTCCATCACAAGCCCCTCTACATAAGCAAGAGGGGTGCATACTGAACACGAATGGTTAATTAATATTCAACATTTGATGGCGTTTTCTTTAATGTCATTATACTGTTAGGATATAATAATGTCGAGATTAAGCCTAGGATGGGTCACTTGGATGATAGTAGTTAAATGTCATAAAAAGCTTAATCTACCCTCGTTTTCAAATGAGACTATCAAAACTTAATTCAAGaattggtatcaaagtcaagggtcatgagctcacTCCACGGGAGCATTATGTTTGGAGAGGGATTGTTGGGGTTCACCGAAATGATGGTGTACCACAATCCAGGAGATACTCATATACCGTAATTCCTAATACTCTTCAAAATCATAAGACTTGTACTCTATCCAAAACCCAATTTGATTAGTATTGTAAAAGCTTTCTATTTCAATCGCACTCACATCACTGCTGGTGGGCCGGCTTCTTCTCTGATCAGTTTTCTCCTCAAACAAGGATAGAGCAACTTGGACTGATTCAATTGGTTTTGTATCGATCTCACCCATATCTTGCTGCcgagaaaacaatttttcaatcataattGTCAAATTTCCAAACATAATCGAGGAAAAAAACAATCATGTATCAAAGGAGCCAAACATTTCAGAAAAGCGATGCTAGATACCATCATAATTTGATGATCAACATCCAAACATAACCTAGTAGCGAAAAAGagaaa is part of the Vitis riparia cultivar Riparia Gloire de Montpellier isolate 1030 chromosome 17, EGFV_Vit.rip_1.0, whole genome shotgun sequence genome and harbors:
- the LOC117904266 gene encoding protein WEAK CHLOROPLAST MOVEMENT UNDER BLUE LIGHT 1-like isoform X2 — protein: MGEIDTKPIESVQVALSLFEEKTDQRRSRPTSSDPELEKEQELEGLLKDLANCKVQLEAKDSAHMQALLKLDHYRKAADELSTLLKSSEAERDKYINECIESRTRIDELETKTKEMADQLLETAKVREQLSHVLSELKTAQEELLRVETELADARESEFKAMTQAELMQTAVNMERGKTAELLKHVSELNEAILHSKLAAIEAEKENSAVLSEKEAELQLVTATLAQAQEQLEELRKQTEIVQFLENELLAKSVFIETLQFELKEANELHSLSAKAASEAINNLNQLKSDFERQERENSEQAVSINSLEMELNQLKIKLKNANEEVGRLNCDVEMLTGELEKTKIEVDEIRGRENEAQVEIALLKSELHKGRSRIAAAEAAEARAESVKSGLYLAVQQLAVEAGEAKKESQRLKQGVDEAKEITGETVSVNPQFEVSSQDLELSQKDEYNKEAKARKDDHITISVIEYESLVSKAKKADQIPVLLSENLSQSATFENRDEAEVLKELEFAMVRIAEFRTRAEQAVSRAEMAEKAKAAIEEQLRQWREQRQRKRAALAALHEESVRKENNILKFEQTPTTYQPLGKVLNMKF
- the LOC117904266 gene encoding protein WEAK CHLOROPLAST MOVEMENT UNDER BLUE LIGHT 1-like isoform X1, translated to MFGNLTIMIEKLFSRQQDMGEIDTKPIESVQVALSLFEEKTDQRRSRPTSSDPELEKEQELEGLLKDLANCKVQLEAKDSAHMQALLKLDHYRKAADELSTLLKSSEAERDKYINECIESRTRIDELETKTKEMADQLLETAKVREQLSHVLSELKTAQEELLRVETELADARESEFKAMTQAELMQTAVNMERGKTAELLKHVSELNEAILHSKLAAIEAEKENSAVLSEKEAELQLVTATLAQAQEQLEELRKQTEIVQFLENELLAKSVFIETLQFELKEANELHSLSAKAASEAINNLNQLKSDFERQERENSEQAVSINSLEMELNQLKIKLKNANEEVGRLNCDVEMLTGELEKTKIEVDEIRGRENEAQVEIALLKSELHKGRSRIAAAEAAEARAESVKSGLYLAVQQLAVEAGEAKKESQRLKQGVDEAKEITGETVSVNPQFEVSSQDLELSQKDEYNKEAKARKDDHITISVIEYESLVSKAKKADQIPVLLSENLSQSATFENRDEAEVLKELEFAMVRIAEFRTRAEQAVSRAEMAEKAKAAIEEQLRQWREQRQRKRAALAALHEESVRKENNILKFEQTPTTYQPLGKVLNMKF